In one window of Clavelina lepadiformis chromosome 4, kaClaLepa1.1, whole genome shotgun sequence DNA:
- the LOC143453076 gene encoding reticulon-4 receptor-like: protein MNLEPFIKILLYFLTLATTSSPCPSECSCQKKSTDCSDKNLALVPTGISSATKRLLLDNNTLSRISHNAFVKLSNLVELQLSTNKLNSLDGFLFSNLVLLELFNVCSNALTNVSQNALDQLTGLIVSLSFLIFN from the exons ATGAACTTGGAACCTTTCATAAAGATCCTTCTGTACTTCCTCACCCTTGCAACTACGTCATCGCCATGTCCGAGTGAGTGTAGTTGCCAGAAGAAGAGCACAGATTGCTCGGACAAGAACCTCGCTTTGGTTCCAACTG GTATCTCGAGCGCCACGAAGCGTCTACTTCTAGACAACAACACGCTCAGTAGAATCTCCCATAATGCCTTTGT GAAGTTGTCCAACCTTGTGGAACTTCAGCTAAGCACCAACAAACTGAACAGCTTGGACGGATTTCTCTTCTCCAACCTCGTCTTGCTCGAGCTCTTCAACGTCTGCTCCAACGCGCTGACCAACGTCTCGCAGAACGCTCTCGACCAATTGACCGGTTTAATCGTGAGTCTGTCgtttcttatttttaattga
- the LOC143453078 gene encoding leucine-rich repeat-containing protein 66-like has product MIKSLQVLNPTMTPHRFPVTELASSSLPCFLFQDLDLSRNKISKIHRHAFNKLLKLKVLNLQGNSLTTISFNWFPSSQFPDSLSAFNLNHNPWTCDCEMKDFANISRNNSLTSSLHITCM; this is encoded by the exons ATGATAAAGTCTTTGCAAGTCTTAAACCCGACGATGACTCCTCATCGCttcccggttaccgagcttgcCTCATCCTCACTACCCTGCTTCTTGTTCCAGGATCTAGATTTATCCCGCAACAAGATCAGCAAAATCCACCGCCATGCTTTCAACAAACTCCTTAAGTTAAAAGTCCTCAATTTGCAG GGGAACTCCCTCACCACGATATCTTTCAACTGGTTTCCGTCATCCCAATTTCCCGATTCACTGTCGGCCTTCAATTTGAACCACAATCCATGGACCTGCGACTGCGAGATGAAGGATTTCGCCAACATCTCGCGCAACAACTCCCTCACCTCGTCGCTGCATATCACGTGCATGTAA